The segment TCTAGAGACATTACCCAGAGATTGAGAGGAGAGATGTTAGGACCTGTGCTAAAGTAGTTACCAAGAAGAGGAAGTGGTAGGAGGCAAGGTTGAACCCTGGCTTGCACCAGGGAGGATGAACTGGTTAGACTGAGCAGCCCGCTGGATCCTCCAGGACCTCACGTGTGACCCTTCCTCTTCCAGCAACCAGACCTCATGGCGAAAAGCCAATCTTACCTGCAAGCTTGCCATCGACAACCTGGAGAAGGCAGAACTTCTGCAAGGAGGAGACTCCTTACGGCAAAGGTATcatctgtctgtccttctggGTCTGATGTCTCAGTACCATGggaggtgggtttttgttttcagaatgtTTGCACTTTATGTTATTctataagtaatttttttttctgttttgatacCGAGTCTCATACATCCCAGTCTGGTCTCAAACGTGCTGTGActttacaggtgtgtaccaccacactgaATTGTGCAGTTCTAATTGAAGATGTAACCAAGGGCTTTGTACATACGAGGCAAGCATCTACAGCCAagctatgtccccagccctgGCTAAATTTGAATAAacttggtttggggtttttggttggttggttttggtttttgcagtaATGGgggttgaacctagggcctcatgcatgAGGGCCAAATGTTCTAACCACCCACCCCTCCCAGTCCTCCTATGCCAGTCCTCCCTGAtagtttttttaaagacttattttaacCACACATGAGTAGAATTTATGGTACTAACCAGTCCTGTTGGTGTGTGTGCATTCTGCCTTTTCAGTAATGTATGAGATGCATCAAGGCAGGCCTTTGGTTCATTTGAAGAAGTCCTCTGGGCGTGAACAGACGTTTCTGAGTCTCTCTGTACCTAGTTGCTTTACAGACAGCTATGTGGTTTCTGTTCCCCTTAGCAGAGCTCGAGAGCGTAGGTTTAACACACATCTTTAGCCACACTGACTGATGTTCTAGAAATGTACAAGCAGGttgttggtggtgcacacatttaatgtcagcatttgggaggcagaggcagatggatctctgtgagtttgaggacaacgtagtctccagagtgagttccaggacagtcagggctacacagagaaaccatgtaatGAGAAACAAGAGAGCgggagaggggtggagggagagggagaggggagaggagaagagaaaagggaaggaggagacgCATGAATGAATGTGTGCTGGCTGTGTTACCCACACACCTGTCATCTGGGTGGCTGAGGAGAGGACATTTTGccttctaggccagcctgagctacattttGAGGTCCTATCTCAAAGCACAAAAGAAAAGCACTGATGTGATAGGTTAGAAATGGTGCATTTGCAAGCTAGGTGTGTGTTGCTATTGTTCCTTCCTCTGGACTTGCAGGAAAACCACCAAAGAGAGTTTGGCCCAGACCTCCAGCTCCATCACAGAGAGTCTCATGGGGATCAGCAGGATGATGTCACAGCAGGTGCAACAGAGCGAGGAGGCTATGCAGACTCTAGGTAAGAAGGAGGAGGCTTTCCCCACCCAGGGCTTCCCAAGTGTGTCCTAGGAGATCGAATGACAGCTTGATCCTGGCAGGGAGGTGTCctgcccctcctcttcttccagttATGcagctgtgcagaactggccgGCCTCTCTGGAGATGGTGTCAGCAGCGCTCTCAGGGGGTCTGGGAGTCTGGTTTGCAGCGTGGGCGCATGGGTCTGGGATTGCCAGGCAGGTTTGGGAATTAGGGCCACTGGCAAGACCATTACTGTGAGTTCCTTTCAGAGATACCAGCTAGTGGCCAAGGAGAGGCTGCTTGACGCCACTGCATTCCTGGCAAGCGCCTTCTTACCATGGCTCCTTGTAGAGACTTGGCCTTTCTGGGACCTTTCAGTGTAGGAAACAGGAAAGGCACGTGCTATTGTTCATGAGACTTCACATGTCCACCAAAGTAGACGACGAAGGTTGGTGACTTCTTGAACCCACCACCTTACTCTCTCGGCTGTCACTCAGTCATCTTGCTTCATTTCTACCCTTAGTTTGTCCTCTACCACAGACATCATCCAGGAAACTAGctcagcacatctaaaagctgagagctggagagttggcttagtGGTGAAAAGCAGGCAGTGCTCCTGAAGAAAACCCAAGCTCAGTACCCAGCAGCCGTGTCAGGCAGCTTTCAATTGTGTCTAACTCTGTGGACATCTGGGCTTATGTGCAtacgcccacacacacacacacacacacacacacacacagttagcaAGGATAAGAATAAATctcacccaccacacacaccctcGGCTCAGGCACTGGCCTTGTTGACGGCCAGCCCACAGCTTCAGCTCCTTCTGACCCAGGAGGCGCAGTCTGAATCAGGCTCCTTCCTCTTGTGTTGCAGTCAGCTCCTCACGGACTCTCCTGGATGCAAACGAAGAGTTTAAGTCCATGTCGGGAACCATCCAGTTGGGCCGGAAGCTCATCACAAAGTACAACCGCCGAGAACTGACGGACAAGCTGCtcatcttcctggccctggccctctTCCTCGCTACAGTCCTTTATATTGTGAAAAAGCGCCTCTTTCCATTTTTGTAAGCGAGAGCTGCCAGCTTTGGCCTGTGCACGCCTGCTCCAGGATCCGGGCCGGGATCTCAAGGACTAGCCGGGCTGCCAAACTGGACTTCCCCTCTCCCTCGGGGGCTCGGTGAACCTAACAGAGGGAAACACAGCAGCCCAGCCTCCTGCCAGAGGGCTTGGCAAGGGTGTGTGGAATAGAGGAGCCGGGAACCTTCAGGATGGAGGCACTCCAGCTCCCCCGGCTTCCAAGGACTGCGGCTGCCATAGAGAGCACATTAACGCCGGGACTTGGTGTACCTCCTCTCACCATGTCCAGAGGCCTGAGCGCTGGGCctgtggagggaagagaggagaggccaGCGGGAGGGATGGCTGTTCCCTGAATAAACCTCATTTATTTAATAGAGTGGTAAATGCTTAACATTAGAAGATATCCCTTCGGTTAAGTGCATGCCTCCTCGTGTTCTGATTCCTAGGACCTGGAGTTAGATTACTCACTCGACAAGGAATTACTGTGGCAAAGGgagggctcagaggttaagaacggGCTCTGGCCGTTCTTTCAAAAGACCagggttccattcctagcaccaacatggtggctcaccaccacctcaaactccagttccagggacctgATGTCCTCTGTAGGCCTGAGGCAGGCACATAGCACACTTATATATGTAAAGcaagcactcatgcacatactTTTTTAATTGATTGAGGgtgagagagatgactcagttgttGGAGGTACTTGCTGGTTAGCCTGACACCCCGAGTTCCCTCTGCCCCATGGGTGGAAGGGGAAAAGCAGCTCCAGGGAGCTGTGCAGCTTTGGCGTGTCTCCGCATACGCACAAAGAGAACAAAGTTAGCACGAAGAGAACAAAGTTAGCACGAAGAGAACAAAGTTAAAGAAGCAGGGAGCATCTGCTACAGGCTGATCCCTAGACATCACCAGACTTGTAAAGCTAACATGCTCTCTCCAGCATCAACAGAAGAGAGGTATCAGCAAGAGGGACTGCAGAGAGCTGCACTGGAGCAGCCCGTACCGGCATCTCCGAGTGCCCAGATGGGTCTTTCTCCCAGCAGCCTGGCATGGCCTGGGGCATTGCAGGGTACTCTGTGGCTCCCTTCTCTCTGGTCCAGACTAAGCATGACAGAGTGAGAAGCCTGTCCTGTTGACACCCAGCTGTGCCCAGTTCTGTCCATGCCCCAGGTACAGGCTCCCAGCTAGGTCAGCCCTAGAGGTTCCCTATGCTGTCAGTCTGGCTGGCATTGTCCTTGAAGTTCATAGCTTGTTCATAGCACTGGAGGCTCTGGGAGGTAGAGTGAGTGGAAGATCACAGGCCCAGAACTGGAAATGTTCAGACCTCATGGTCCTAAGCAGTTTACCTTATGTTGCTGTGATTTTCCCTGTCCACACAGTGGAAGTCAGAGTCCAAACCAGGCTGGTGTGAATGAAGGGGAAACAGGAAGTAGCTAGCGGGTGTGGCATATGTTAAGAGTCAGAGCCTTTGTCGTGAAGGGACAGGTCATCTTGGGACCAAGTGTATGCTGTTGGCTGTATACATCAGACTGATTTACTGAGTACATTGTAAGTggaaagggatgtgtgtgtgtgtgtgtgtgtgtgtgatggtgggtGATAGAAATTCCTAGCCCAGTAGTACAGAATCCCACACATTCAAACTGAACCGTCAGTCTCCTGACTGGGAAAGCTCCTAAGGCAGTAGTAGTGGATTGCATATACAGAGAGTGTGCACTGGGCAGACCCAAGTCATTGGTTCCATCATGGCAGTATGGAACAGAACCACCTGAGATTTCTGTAGAGACGGTGTGAGACTAAAATCCCATGAACTGTTCAGTTCTGcaattttccattttatatttttatctgtgGTTGGCCACAGATAGCTAAAGCCATAAAGAGCAAAGTCACAGATAAGGTATGTATGTAAAGGAgggcttaacacacacacacacacacacacaccacatatatacatacacacacaccccaagtacacacacaccacatatatacataccccaagtacacacacacacaccacacacacacaccacatatatacatatacacacaccacaccacacatacacataccacacacaccacatatatacatacacacaccacatatatacatacacacaccacatatatacatacacaccccaagtacacacacacaccacatatatacatacacaccccaagtacacacacaccacatatatacatacacacaccccaagtatacacacacacacataccacacaccacatatatacatacacacacaccccaagtacacacacaccacatatatacatacacacccaagtacacacacaccacacacacacacacacacacacacacacactcatacattctTAATTCTTGACCTCCAAAGGCACTTGGAGGTGCAAACTATACACACAGATTATAGACAGATTAATCTGAGTGCAGTCGTGACGGGAAGCTCCCACTCGGATTCCAGCCTTAAGTGTGGCAGGTGGGAGCTTTCAAGCAGGGATTTGTCTTGTCTTAACATTTCTCTTTACTCTCCCCACTAATTGTCAACATCCTCACGCTGTGGAAATGTGTGGGCTCTGCGTTCCCTAGAAGTGTCCCTTTGGCCCTTTTACTTTGCCTTCTGAAACTAGAGTCTGATTTGACCTATTGAATCACCAGGACCTCATCTTGAACCTCCACCACAGCCTGACTCTCCCTCTTCAGGTTAGCTGTGCAGAAAATGGCCTTCCACACTCAGCCAGGAGGGGGCAATGTCCACACTTACTCTGCACTCCCGAAGTAATAGAGCTATCTCCAGGGACTGAAATGCTCTAAAAGCTACCTTAAAAGGAGGGAGGgtgaaaaaaaagacaactaaatGCACAAGACCCCTTCGTGTTTTGGTTGGGCTATGTTCCATAAGTTCCTTTAATATTCAATTAAACAACAAGGCAAGCTCATATACTACATTTTGATTGGC is part of the Mus musculus strain C57BL/6J chromosome 17, GRCm38.p6 C57BL/6J genome and harbors:
- the Bnip1 gene encoding vesicle transport protein SEC20, with the translated sequence MAAPQDVHVRICNQEIVKFDLEVKALIQDIRDCSGPLSELTELNTKVKEKFQQLKQRIQELEQSAREQDKESEKQLLLQEVENHKKQMLSNQTSWRKANLTCKLAIDNLEKAELLQGGDSLRQRKTTKESLAQTSSSITESLMGISRMMSQQVQQSEEAMQTLVSSSRTLLDANEEFKSMSGTIQLGRKLITKYNRRELTDKLLIFLALALFLATVLYIVKKRLFPFL
- the Bnip1 gene encoding vesicle transport protein SEC20 isoform X1; this encodes MLSNQTSWRKANLTCKLAIDNLEKAELLQGGDSLRQRKTTKESLAQTSSSITESLMGISRMMSQQVQQSEEAMQTLVSSSRTLLDANEEFKSMSGTIQLGRKLITKYNRRELTDKLLIFLALALFLATVLYIVKKRLFPFL